One genomic segment of Thermodesulfobacterium sp. TA1 includes these proteins:
- the phnE gene encoding phosphonate ABC transporter, permease protein PhnE, with protein sequence MKYSLPSLSLKHLWWFLFLATLYLSFSFSKFDLFALVEGFSNSIALIGEMIPPKISGVENIINLTVQTIVIGLWGTIIGSFISLPVGFLSARNTSPNLLIYYIFRGLVTFLRSIPELLYALVLVVSFGIGPLPGIIALAISTVGLLGKFYSEAIESVDTRPLEALRATGSHSIQVFRYAIIPQILPSFVGYNLYLLDHNIRVAIVLGVVGAGGLGIELFSQIRSFNYPQVGGILVVILIVVSIIDRLSAKLRNDIYQYKLLAYHTKTKDVMVLVTIFILSLLSLKFLPIDTSELINGFKNLLPLLGDFLKLDFSELKTYLMLMLETIAIALTGTTIAVLLSVQLGMLMARNLVNNAFITNLLREMVNFLRAIPELVLALIFVSAVGLGPFAGVLAIALHTTGFLAKFYSEIVEDLDYRPIEALEAVGARLIQTIRHAIIPMILPLFNSYNLYILDRNVRAATVMGVVGAGGIGFELVMRIKLFEFDKVSAMILVIVFTLLIIDYFSAYLRRRFM encoded by the coding sequence TTGAAGTACAGTCTCCCAAGCCTATCTTTGAAACATCTGTGGTGGTTCCTTTTTCTGGCAACCCTTTATCTATCCTTTAGTTTTTCTAAATTCGATCTATTCGCTCTGGTGGAGGGTTTTTCCAATTCTATAGCCCTAATTGGGGAAATGATTCCCCCAAAGATTAGTGGGGTGGAAAACATAATCAATCTTACCGTCCAGACTATAGTCATAGGCCTATGGGGAACCATAATAGGAAGTTTCATTTCCCTTCCGGTAGGCTTTTTGTCCGCCAGAAATACTTCACCAAACCTTTTGATTTACTACATCTTTCGTGGATTGGTGACTTTTTTAAGGTCCATACCGGAACTTCTTTATGCGCTTGTTTTGGTGGTGTCCTTTGGTATTGGACCTTTGCCTGGAATTATAGCTCTTGCTATCTCCACAGTTGGTCTTCTGGGCAAGTTCTATTCAGAAGCAATAGAGAGTGTAGATACAAGACCTTTGGAAGCTCTGCGGGCCACAGGTAGTCATAGCATCCAGGTCTTCAGATATGCCATAATACCACAGATACTTCCCTCTTTTGTTGGATATAACCTATATCTTCTAGATCATAACATCAGAGTGGCTATAGTTTTAGGAGTGGTAGGAGCAGGTGGTCTTGGAATTGAGCTTTTTAGTCAGATAAGGTCCTTTAACTACCCTCAGGTCGGCGGTATACTCGTAGTAATATTGATAGTAGTATCTATAATAGACAGGCTTTCTGCCAAGCTCAGAAACGATATATATCAGTATAAGCTCTTGGCATACCACACAAAGACCAAGGACGTTATGGTCCTTGTGACCATATTCATACTTTCTCTTTTATCTTTGAAGTTTTTACCCATCGACACTTCAGAGTTAATCAATGGCTTTAAAAACCTACTGCCCTTGCTTGGGGACTTTCTCAAGCTCGACTTTAGTGAGCTGAAAACTTACCTTATGCTCATGCTTGAAACTATAGCCATAGCTTTGACTGGGACAACGATAGCGGTTTTGTTGTCTGTTCAATTGGGGATGCTAATGGCCAGAAACTTGGTAAATAATGCTTTCATAACCAATCTTTTACGAGAGATGGTAAACTTTTTGAGGGCTATTCCTGAGCTTGTGCTTGCTTTGATTTTTGTCAGCGCAGTAGGACTTGGTCCCTTTGCAGGTGTTTTGGCAATAGCTTTACATACGACGGGTTTTTTAGCCAAATTTTATTCTGAAATAGTAGAAGACTTAGACTACAGGCCTATAGAGGCTTTGGAGGCTGTGGGAGCCAGACTAATTCAAACCATAAGACACGCGATAATACCTATGATACTTCCTTTATTCAATAGCTACAATCTTTACATACTGGATAGAAACGTAAGGGCTGCCACTGTAATGGGGGTGGTAGGAGCAGGGGGAATAGGTTTTGAGCTTGTGATGAGGATAAAGCTTTTTGAGTTCGACAAGGTGTCTGCGATGATACTAGTGATAGTCTTCAC
- the phnC gene encoding phosphonate ABC transporter ATP-binding protein — protein sequence MLSLSYINKSFNGKKVLNDVSLKVRKGEVVTLIGPSGSGKTTLLRIINGFVLPDGGEVYFDGLKVDFRKKEMLRNIRKKIGKIYQQFNLVERATALENVMMGALGKYDRGIDYLMTSLGFFPKEVKEKALYLLEYVGLADQAYVRTDRLSGGQKQRVAIARALMQDPEVLLADEPISNLDPGTSRKIINQLLKISKERGITLICVLHQIYYVQEFDRVVALKDGKIYFDGPQSDFSLDMARDLYKTELEEVYFEVQSPKPIFETSVVVPFSGNPLSIL from the coding sequence ATGCTTTCTCTTAGCTATATCAACAAAAGCTTTAATGGGAAAAAGGTTTTAAATGATGTATCTTTAAAGGTAAGGAAGGGGGAAGTAGTTACTCTCATTGGTCCCAGCGGTTCTGGGAAGACTACCCTTTTGAGGATAATCAACGGGTTCGTCCTCCCAGATGGGGGAGAAGTCTATTTTGATGGTTTAAAGGTGGATTTTCGTAAAAAAGAAATGTTACGAAACATCCGTAAAAAAATTGGAAAAATCTATCAGCAGTTTAACCTCGTAGAAAGAGCGACTGCCTTAGAAAATGTGATGATGGGGGCTTTGGGTAAATACGACAGAGGAATAGATTATCTCATGACCAGTTTAGGTTTCTTTCCAAAAGAAGTAAAAGAAAAGGCACTCTATCTTCTGGAATATGTAGGTCTTGCAGATCAAGCATACGTCAGGACAGATAGACTAAGCGGAGGTCAAAAGCAAAGAGTGGCCATAGCCCGAGCGCTTATGCAAGATCCGGAAGTTTTACTTGCAGACGAGCCCATCTCCAACTTAGACCCAGGTACAAGCAGAAAGATAATAAACCAGCTTCTAAAAATAAGTAAAGAAAGAGGTATAACCCTGATCTGTGTGCTTCACCAGATCTACTACGTTCAAGAGTTTGATAGAGTGGTTGCCCTAAAGGATGGAAAAATATACTTTGACGGACCTCAGTCGGACTTTAGCTTAGACATGGCAAGAGATCTTTACAAAACAGAATTAGAGGAGGTATACTTTGAAGTACAGTCTCCCAAGCCTATCTTTGAAACATCTGTGGTGGTTCCTTTTTCTGGCAACCCTTTATCTATCCTTTAG
- the phnD gene encoding phosphate/phosphite/phosphonate ABC transporter substrate-binding protein — MKGLLRALLLVLFVGLLWSLSLSYAAEKKCLVMGLIPAEEPKSMIERYRPMKEWMEKDMGMCIEMFTAVDYTGVIEAMRAKKVDFAWFGAFSYVLANERAGAEAFAVGIDEKGRTTYRSYLVATQEVAQLLGINRPLEGENGMKILREKLEKHKGKFSFAFTDPASTSGYAVPFYYMAKAGMDPKAYFRNVGFVGTHDAAELAVFKKTLNIVADNDITYDKLLREGKITKEKNIVIWMSPEIPGPPMAYRKDLPEKIKEALRKSITRVPRDVVVGYGKIVGYKLVSDADYETIKKIKKFIDTQKSK, encoded by the coding sequence ATGAAAGGACTGCTCAGAGCTTTGCTGTTAGTTCTTTTTGTAGGCCTGCTTTGGAGCCTTTCTCTATCCTATGCCGCAGAGAAGAAGTGCTTAGTGATGGGCCTCATACCTGCAGAGGAACCTAAATCCATGATTGAGCGCTACAGGCCCATGAAGGAGTGGATGGAAAAAGATATGGGAATGTGTATTGAGATGTTTACAGCGGTTGACTACACGGGAGTTATTGAGGCTATGAGGGCAAAGAAGGTAGACTTTGCATGGTTTGGAGCCTTTTCTTACGTATTGGCAAACGAAAGAGCAGGTGCGGAAGCTTTTGCTGTGGGAATTGATGAGAAAGGAAGAACAACCTACAGGTCCTATCTTGTGGCAACTCAGGAAGTGGCACAGTTACTTGGAATTAATAGGCCACTTGAGGGTGAGAACGGTATGAAAATTTTAAGGGAAAAGCTTGAAAAACACAAAGGAAAATTCAGCTTTGCTTTCACAGACCCAGCCTCTACTTCTGGATACGCAGTTCCTTTCTACTATATGGCCAAAGCAGGTATGGATCCCAAAGCCTACTTTAGAAATGTAGGTTTTGTTGGAACGCACGATGCGGCAGAGTTGGCGGTCTTCAAAAAGACGTTGAATATAGTAGCTGACAACGACATCACCTATGACAAGCTCTTAAGAGAAGGCAAAATCACAAAGGAAAAAAACATAGTTATCTGGATGTCTCCAGAAATACCAGGTCCTCCTATGGCTTATAGGAAGGACTTGCCAGAAAAAATAAAAGAAGCTCTAAGAAAGTCTATTACCAGAGTGCCTAGGGATGTAGTGGTAGGATATGGGAAGATAGTAGGATATAAGCTTGTGTCAGATGCGGACTATGAAACTATAAAAAAAATAAAAAAATTTATAGATACCCAAAAGAGTAAATAA
- a CDS encoding transposase, translating to MKQRKWTAEEKLAIVLEELKEKRSVADICRGIKSAKPYITDGGINFLRLAKKNL from the coding sequence ATGAAACAGAGGAAATGGACGGCAGAGGAGAAATTAGCAATAGTCCTTGAGGAGCTAAAGGAAAAGAGGTCAGTAGCTGATATATGCAGGGGCATAAAATCAGCCAAACCTTATATTACCGATGGAGGAATAAATTTCTTGAGGCTGGCCAAAAAGAACTTATGA
- a CDS encoding IS3 family transposase: MLFWGYRQVTAWLKHREGLKINHKRVYMLMSEQGLLVTNTAHKAKRAASISTSTF, translated from the coding sequence ATCCTTTTTTGGGGATATAGGCAAGTTACCGCCTGGCTTAAGCATAGAGAGGGCTTAAAGATCAATCACAAAAGGGTTTATATGCTCATGAGCGAGCAAGGATTACTTGTCACAAATACAGCTCATAAGGCGAAGAGGGCAGCATCAATCTCTACCTCCACTTTTTAA
- a CDS encoding nucleotidyl transferase AbiEii/AbiGii toxin family protein, which produces MKKLTKRQRKVLERLVRSGIIEEGFYLAGGTALTLKYNHRGSRDFDFFSESFFKNSPLHYLNILQRGGDLKIEMLKADTLIFFLQDVRCSFFLYPYKLIRPLEKIKISISDEEKNNEYVAVASDEDIAGMKAVAIVQRGTKKDFYDLWFLMKTYNWNLTDVKKICKTKYGALFPESAFERAIVYFDDAEKESFSEIDPFWEEIKQFFVNVVKHPVSSKLKIKKELLN; this is translated from the coding sequence ATGAAGAAATTAACCAAAAGGCAAAGAAAGGTTTTAGAGAGGCTTGTAAGATCTGGAATTATTGAAGAAGGATTTTATTTAGCAGGTGGGACTGCCTTAACCTTAAAATACAATCATAGAGGCTCAAGAGATTTTGACTTTTTTTCTGAAAGCTTTTTTAAAAACTCTCCTCTCCATTATTTAAACATCCTCCAAAGGGGAGGCGACTTAAAGATAGAAATGTTAAAAGCCGACACTTTAATTTTTTTTCTCCAAGATGTAAGGTGTAGTTTTTTCCTTTATCCCTACAAATTGATAAGACCTTTGGAAAAGATAAAAATTTCCATTTCTGATGAAGAAAAAAACAACGAGTATGTAGCTGTAGCTTCTGATGAAGACATAGCTGGAATGAAGGCAGTTGCTATCGTTCAAAGAGGAACAAAAAAGGACTTCTACGACCTGTGGTTTCTAATGAAAACTTACAACTGGAACTTGACTGATGTAAAGAAAATTTGCAAAACTAAATATGGTGCCCTCTTTCCTGAATCAGCCTTTGAAAGGGCCATCGTTTACTTTGATGACGCAGAAAAAGAATCTTTTTCGGAAATAGATCCCTTTTGGGAAGAAATAAAGCAGTTTTTTGTTAATGTAGTTAAGCATCCTGTTAGCTCAAAGCTAAAAATAAAAAAGGAATTGCTCAATTAA
- a CDS encoding transposase, with protein MSIRRNEVAKEPVYLALGIKPDGRREILGFWIFGYARESAKNWENL; from the coding sequence TTGTCTATTCGTCGAAATGAGGTAGCAAAGGAGCCAGTATATTTAGCTTTAGGGATAAAGCCTGATGGGAGAAGAGAGATACTTGGATTTTGGATATTTGGGTATGCCAGGGAGAGTGCCAAGAATTGGGAAAACCTTTAA
- a CDS encoding transposase, translating into MDIWVCQGECQELGKPLRELNRRGVKKVQLFITDDLPGIENAIKMVYPASEWQLCVLHTVRNSLNKVRAKDRGLFAEDLKRIYRAETEERAKEGILRLRERWGKVYPKVVKKWEDKAYALLTFLFEVSERDKAVYLYN; encoded by the coding sequence TTGGATATTTGGGTATGCCAGGGAGAGTGCCAAGAATTGGGAAAACCTTTAAGAGAGTTAAATCGGCGTGGGGTAAAGAAAGTTCAACTTTTTATTACGGATGATTTGCCTGGGATAGAAAATGCCATAAAGATGGTTTATCCAGCTTCGGAATGGCAACTTTGTGTATTACATACTGTAAGGAATTCTTTAAATAAGGTGCGGGCAAAAGATAGAGGTTTATTTGCAGAAGATTTAAAAAGGATATATAGAGCAGAAACAGAAGAAAGAGCTAAGGAGGGGATATTAAGATTAAGGGAAAGATGGGGTAAGGTATATCCTAAGGTAGTGAAGAAATGGGAGGATAAAGCGTATGCATTATTAACCTTTTTGTTTGAGGTATCCGAGAGAGATAAGGCAGTTTATTTATACAACTAA
- a CDS encoding transposase encodes MRYPREIRQFIYTTNQVERLAKEIKRRIKVIEVFPDEGSVERLLYLILKELNERLNLRKLRGFNEIELGNYHAFPGKIFTQ; translated from the coding sequence TTGAGGTATCCGAGAGAGATAAGGCAGTTTATTTATACAACTAATCAGGTTGAGAGGTTAGCGAAAGAGATAAAAAGGAGGATAAAGGTAATAGAAGTATTTCCGGATGAAGGCTCTGTTGAGAGGTTGTTATATTTAATCTTGAAAGAACTGAATGAGAGGTTAAACTTAAGGAAGTTAAGAGGGTTTAATGAAATTGAATTGGGGAACTACCATGCCTTTCCCGGAAAAATTTTTACACAATAA
- a CDS encoding GGDEF domain-containing protein, whose product MGASPSFLVVLVIMHWGSYHTLPFPSRLYTINETLPILLKGHIFNCGTFFLLIFDQHLLTYYDLLEKMSKLNDQLVNITIELKKKNDQLSEALATIRKLANTDPLTGILNKRALNKILSREISFALRHKLPLSVVLFDLDHFKGINDKYGHEVGNRVLKKVANKVRKLIRAEDIFGRYGGEEFIILLPNTKIDDALKASERIRKEIAKIKIKGIKEHITASFGITQFLCTDSKKTLINRADQALYIAKRNGRNRCEILINNTTT is encoded by the coding sequence ATGGGAGCTTCCCCCTCCTTTCTGGTAGTTTTGGTTATTATGCATTGGGGAAGCTACCATACCCTTCCCTTTCCTTCAAGGCTTTACACAATTAATGAGACACTACCAATCCTTCTTAAGGGACACATCTTTAATTGTGGTACATTTTTTCTCCTAATTTTTGATCAACATTTACTTACTTATTATGATTTACTAGAAAAAATGTCTAAATTAAACGACCAATTAGTTAATATTACAATAGAACTCAAAAAGAAGAACGACCAGCTATCTGAAGCTTTAGCCACTATACGAAAATTAGCAAATACAGACCCCTTAACCGGAATTTTAAATAAACGAGCACTAAATAAAATTTTAAGTCGCGAAATTTCCTTTGCTCTAAGGCACAAACTACCTCTCTCAGTAGTTTTGTTTGACTTAGATCATTTCAAGGGAATAAACGACAAATACGGACATGAAGTGGGTAACCGAGTTCTAAAAAAGGTAGCTAATAAGGTTAGAAAATTGATAAGAGCAGAAGATATATTTGGAAGATATGGTGGTGAGGAGTTTATTATTCTTCTACCAAATACTAAGATAGACGATGCTTTGAAAGCCTCTGAAAGAATAAGAAAAGAAATAGCAAAGATTAAAATTAAGGGAATCAAGGAACATATAACTGCAAGTTTTGGCATAACACAATTTCTATGTACAGATAGTAAAAAAACTCTTATCAATAGAGCAGATCAAGCTCTCTACATAGCAAAAAGAAATGGAAGAAATCGCTGTGAAATTCTAATAAATAACACAACAACCTAA
- the recN gene encoding DNA repair protein RecN, whose translation MLKELSIKNLVLIDEVSLNLDKGFIVFTGETGAGKSLVIKAIRLLLGDRFSQDYLKPGAKEGEVEAVIWGGELLYQRLKELGYSETEEVHVIRSFSPKKQKVFINGELASLTELSYLTKDFILLTSQHEFYTLLHPEKQLELLDEFINLSPLLKPYREALSQYKEISSQVLSLEKKLEDLMLKKDFLTFQIKELEDLNPNPEEEEELKEKREKLKNLTFLREQLSLVSNLLEETTSNLHQTLSSFEKLSDLDKTFKFYAERTLGFYYEIKEMLREVQAYFKELPEDNSELDQIEARLSQYERLKKKYQKDTQGLQKLLKELKEELKLLDCGKEDYEDLKKKREVLADEVIKLAEHLTFKRKEGASVLTNLLKEELKELGMEKVEILIEVITKSFDPKNFSPYGLDEVKILFSSNPGIPPRPLEKVASGGELSRFFLATQSIIKDKQTAKTVIFDEVDVGIGGLTAKKVGEKLKRLSENTQVLCITHLPQIAALADHHFLVEKVSTQEETKAMVKLLKGEERLKEIARMLGHPDHIELAFQFLKERA comes from the coding sequence ATGTTAAAAGAACTTAGCATCAAAAATCTAGTTTTGATAGACGAGGTTTCCCTTAATTTAGATAAGGGGTTTATTGTTTTTACTGGTGAAACCGGAGCAGGTAAGTCTTTGGTAATAAAGGCTATAAGGCTTTTGTTAGGCGATAGGTTTAGTCAAGACTATCTTAAGCCTGGGGCTAAGGAAGGAGAGGTAGAGGCTGTTATTTGGGGTGGAGAACTTTTATACCAAAGGTTAAAAGAATTGGGTTATTCTGAGACCGAGGAAGTTCATGTTATACGCTCTTTTTCTCCAAAAAAACAAAAAGTTTTTATTAATGGGGAATTAGCTTCTTTGACAGAACTTAGTTACTTAACCAAGGACTTCATCCTTCTTACCAGTCAGCATGAATTTTATACCCTACTGCATCCAGAAAAACAGTTAGAGCTTTTAGACGAGTTTATTAACTTATCCCCTCTTCTCAAGCCTTACCGAGAAGCTTTATCTCAATATAAAGAAATCTCTTCTCAAGTTTTATCTTTAGAAAAGAAACTTGAAGACTTGATGCTAAAAAAGGATTTTTTAACCTTTCAAATAAAAGAGCTTGAAGATTTAAATCCAAATCCAGAAGAGGAAGAAGAGCTTAAAGAGAAAAGGGAAAAACTTAAAAATCTTACTTTTTTAAGAGAACAGTTGAGTTTGGTCTCAAATCTTTTAGAAGAAACCACCTCTAACCTTCATCAAACTTTATCTTCTTTTGAAAAACTTAGCGATTTAGATAAAACCTTTAAGTTTTATGCTGAAAGAACTTTAGGGTTTTACTACGAAATAAAAGAAATGTTGCGAGAGGTTCAAGCCTATTTTAAAGAACTTCCTGAGGACAACTCAGAATTAGACCAAATAGAAGCACGACTTTCTCAATATGAAAGGTTAAAGAAAAAGTATCAAAAAGATACCCAAGGTTTGCAGAAACTTTTAAAAGAATTAAAAGAGGAACTTAAGCTTTTAGATTGTGGAAAAGAGGACTACGAAGACTTAAAGAAAAAAAGGGAAGTTTTGGCAGATGAAGTGATAAAACTTGCAGAACACCTAACCTTTAAACGAAAAGAAGGGGCGTCAGTCTTAACTAATTTGTTAAAAGAAGAGCTTAAAGAACTTGGGATGGAAAAGGTTGAGATCTTGATAGAGGTAATTACTAAGTCTTTTGACCCTAAAAATTTTAGTCCTTATGGGCTTGACGAGGTTAAGATCCTTTTTTCATCCAATCCAGGGATTCCACCAAGACCGCTTGAAAAGGTGGCTTCTGGAGGAGAACTTTCTCGCTTTTTCTTAGCTACTCAGTCTATCATTAAGGATAAACAGACCGCTAAGACGGTTATTTTTGATGAGGTAGACGTGGGGATAGGAGGACTTACCGCTAAAAAGGTAGGGGAAAAACTAAAAAGACTTTCTGAAAATACCCAGGTGCTTTGTATTACCCATCTTCCTCAAATAGCAGCTTTGGCAGACCACCATTTTTTAGTAGAAAAGGTCTCAACTCAAGAAGAAACCAAGGCTATGGTTAAACTTCTTAAAGGAGAAGAAAGACTTAAGGAAATTGCTCGGATGTTAGGCCATCCAGACCATATTGAATTAGCTTTTCAATTTTTAAAGGAACGGGCCTAA
- a CDS encoding tRNA 4-thiouridine(8) synthase ThiI, whose product MIKALLLFSDGLDSLLAGLLLKNQGIKVFPVRFITPFFGWKYKENPEMFYQKTLDVGFEKGLVVDITEEYLEVLKKPKYGYGDFANPCLDCKILMIKLAKNLLGELGCDFIATGEVVGQRPMSQNKQALGLIEKVAGVEGFLLRPLSAKLLAPTIPEAKGLIDREKLLDLQGRQRKTQFELAKKWGLKEIPTPAGGCLLTDPQIGTRVLRVLKEKRPLNYKTAQILCLGRHFFEENLWVVLGRNQEENQRIQKIINVDYALYTLNESAPIACILEGNPPLEFIKELLLKYSPKAKRKLAAGERIECIKL is encoded by the coding sequence ATGATAAAAGCGCTTTTATTGTTTTCAGACGGGCTTGATAGCCTTCTTGCAGGTCTACTTCTTAAAAATCAAGGGATAAAGGTATTTCCTGTGAGGTTTATTACTCCTTTTTTTGGTTGGAAATATAAAGAAAACCCTGAGATGTTTTATCAGAAAACTTTAGATGTTGGTTTTGAAAAGGGTCTGGTGGTAGATATAACCGAAGAATACTTAGAGGTTTTAAAAAAACCTAAGTATGGATATGGAGATTTTGCTAATCCTTGTTTAGACTGTAAGATTTTGATGATTAAGCTTGCTAAAAATTTGCTTGGTGAGCTTGGATGTGATTTTATAGCTACTGGAGAGGTAGTAGGTCAAAGGCCCATGAGCCAGAATAAACAAGCGTTAGGGCTTATAGAAAAAGTTGCAGGAGTAGAAGGTTTTCTTCTAAGGCCTCTTTCTGCTAAGCTTTTAGCTCCTACTATACCTGAAGCTAAAGGGTTGATAGACAGAGAAAAACTTTTAGACCTTCAGGGAAGACAAAGAAAAACCCAATTTGAATTGGCTAAAAAGTGGGGGTTAAAAGAAATTCCAACCCCTGCAGGGGGATGTTTGTTGACCGATCCGCAAATAGGGACAAGGGTTCTTAGAGTCTTAAAGGAAAAAAGACCGCTTAACTATAAAACCGCTCAAATTCTTTGTTTAGGGCGCCATTTTTTTGAAGAAAATCTTTGGGTTGTGCTTGGAAGAAATCAAGAGGAAAATCAGAGAATTCAAAAAATAATAAACGTAGATTACGCGCTTTATACACTTAATGAAAGTGCACCCATTGCCTGTATCCTCGAAGGTAATCCTCCTTTAGAGTTTATAAAAGAACTTTTACTGAAATACTCTCCTAAAGCTAAAAGAAAGTTAGCTGCAGGAGAAAGGATAGAATGTATAAAACTGTAG
- a CDS encoding S-adenosyl-l-methionine hydroxide adenosyltransferase family protein — MYKTVALLTDFGSKDHYVGVVKGRILQELEKKGWSNFADLQFIDLCHEIPPQDIKKAAFMLFFSYQYFPQGTIFLCIVDPGVGTERKALVLKTDKYFFVGPDNGIFSLIYQKEPKLIPYEIEVNKVLRPPYSQTFHGRDLFAPVVSWLLTGESLEHFSRRISLESLIKLEFKPPEKTEKGLKLSVWYVDRFGNLITNLHQDLARQVGKAFKILVGGREIPMVKTYAEAKKGEIVGLFGSEGLLEIAVNQGSAEEVLGMPEIEIILEKKES, encoded by the coding sequence ATGTATAAAACTGTAGCTTTACTTACTGACTTTGGGTCTAAAGACCACTATGTAGGGGTGGTTAAAGGTAGAATATTGCAAGAACTTGAAAAAAAAGGATGGTCAAACTTTGCAGACCTTCAGTTTATAGACCTTTGTCATGAAATACCCCCTCAAGATATTAAAAAGGCCGCTTTTATGTTGTTTTTTTCTTATCAATATTTTCCTCAAGGTACCATATTTTTATGTATCGTTGACCCAGGGGTAGGCACTGAAAGAAAGGCATTAGTTCTTAAGACTGATAAATATTTTTTTGTTGGTCCAGATAACGGAATTTTTTCTTTAATCTATCAAAAAGAACCAAAATTGATTCCCTATGAAATAGAAGTAAATAAGGTTTTAAGACCTCCTTATAGTCAAACTTTTCATGGGAGAGACCTTTTTGCTCCTGTGGTTTCTTGGTTGTTAACAGGGGAGTCATTAGAACATTTTAGCAGGAGGATTTCTTTAGAAAGCTTGATTAAATTAGAGTTTAAACCTCCTGAAAAAACAGAAAAAGGTTTGAAGCTTTCTGTATGGTATGTAGATCGTTTTGGCAACCTGATTACCAACCTGCATCAAGATTTGGCAAGACAAGTCGGAAAGGCTTTTAAAATTTTGGTAGGCGGTAGAGAAATTCCGATGGTTAAAACTTATGCGGAGGCTAAAAAAGGAGAGATAGTAGGGTTGTTTGGAAGCGAAGGCCTACTTGAAATAGCGGTCAATCAAGGTTCAGCAGAAGAGGTTTTAGGTATGCCTGAGATAGAAATTATTTTGGAGAAAAAGGAGAGTTGA